A region of Heteronotia binoei isolate CCM8104 ecotype False Entrance Well chromosome 2, APGP_CSIRO_Hbin_v1, whole genome shotgun sequence DNA encodes the following proteins:
- the TEX38 gene encoding testis-expressed protein 38, translated as LLAGLLPSYFGGLGLCYILVFSCMLVLHWRKRIQRERRSKAWVERMKTEWFFHRTLAYWADKEAHPEIKTDVSILESKSFSKQKASNFSSEATKDTMSDSFISLPDADPYKPVFHEVSCASAVAYFPPLLEHSASYPCSNIPATNTPFNSPLKFAMLKNESHHAGSNMSA; from the coding sequence TTACTTGCAGGTTTGCTACCTAGCTATTTTGGAGGCCTAGGGCTTTGTTATATTCTGGTATTTAGTTGTATGTTAGTCCTTCATTGGAGGAAAAGAATCCAACGAGAACGACGTTCAAAAGCGTGGGTGGAACGGATGAAAACAGAATGGTTTTTCCACCGCACGTTGGCTTACTGGGCTGACAAAGAAGCACACCCTGAAATTAAAACAGATGTGTCCATTCTCGAATCTAAAAGCTTTTCAAAGCAAAAAGCAAGCAACTTCTCCAGTGAGGCTACCAAAGATACTATGAGTGATTCCTTCATTTCCCTTCCAGATGCAGATCCATACAAACCAGTATTTCACGAAGTCTCTTGTGCCAGTGCTGTTGCTTACTTTCCACCATTGCTTGAACATTCAGCCTCCTATCCTTGCTCTAATATTCCAGCCACAAACACTCCATTCAACTCGCCTCTGAAATTTGCTATGTTGAAAAATGAGTCACACCATGCTGGCAGCAACATGTCTGCTTAA